Part of the Aestuariirhabdus haliotis genome is shown below.
TGATCGTAATCTGAGGACGGACTCACCTTCACCAGCTATTACTTCCTGTTCTTGCCCGACGGTGATATTCTCCCAACTAGCTACCACAGATCGATAGCGCCCATCATTAACAAAAAACCGCTAAGCAACAATCTCTCCACGATCCGCAGTCAGCTGCGTGATTTCAGATAAAGTCAGCACTCGATCAAAATATCTGAAATGATCCATGGGTATCTAGGTGTACACAGTGGACGACCTCACTAATGCCTGGAAGTGACTCGTATTAATTCCGGCACCTGAACCGCTCACATACTGCGTCCACTCACCCGACTGGTTTTTTCCACTATATTCCTCTAACGCCCATTCAGTACCATCAACATAAAGCCGCACTGCGGCACCATCCCTTTGCCAAACCACATGATGAAATTGTCCATCAGCAGGTACTTCATTGACTGACTGTAGGTTTAACGACTGTAGCGCTCCGCTCATGATTAGCCCATAACGATGAGCAGCTCGAGTAACAACACCTAGATCAAAGCGAGGAAAATTAAGTGTCAGCAACGACTCATAAAAAAGCGCTTGAGCAG
Proteins encoded:
- a CDS encoding LamG-like jellyroll fold domain-containing protein, which produces MSGALQSLNLQSVNEVPADGQFHHVVWQRDGAAVRLYVDGTEWALEEYSGKNQSGEWTQYVSGSGAGINTSHFQALVRSSTVYT